In Spirosoma aureum, a single genomic region encodes these proteins:
- a CDS encoding IS630 family transposase gives MENVLAVYNQLTPPGRARLCFDERPCQLLDEVIAARPIQPGKSAKEDNEYVRKGTCVVLLAYDTDTGQRYTQVRKQRTKADYAEFMHQIVTTYYADVEYIDLVQDNLNTHKYGSFYEHLPLAQARLLSRKLVFHYTPKHGSWLNAAEIEFSALARQCLNRRIGSLEELERQVSFWVSERNQRAVKVHWSFTPATAEDKLNRWYEQVNPANKVD, from the coding sequence TTTATAACCAGCTAACTCCACCAGGCCGAGCGCGGTTATGCTTTGATGAACGACCGTGTCAATTATTGGATGAGGTGATAGCAGCCCGACCCATTCAGCCGGGAAAATCCGCTAAAGAGGATAATGAGTATGTCAGAAAAGGAACGTGTGTGGTATTATTAGCTTATGATACGGACACAGGTCAACGCTACACTCAAGTGCGCAAGCAGCGCACAAAGGCCGATTATGCAGAGTTCATGCATCAGATAGTGACAACTTACTATGCTGATGTTGAATACATTGATTTGGTGCAGGACAATTTGAATACCCATAAATATGGTTCCTTTTATGAGCATTTACCGCTAGCCCAAGCCCGATTATTGAGTCGCAAATTGGTGTTTCATTATACCCCTAAGCATGGCTCTTGGCTGAACGCAGCGGAGATCGAATTTTCGGCATTGGCCCGCCAGTGCTTGAATCGGCGCATTGGCAGTCTGGAGGAATTGGAGCGGCAGGTCAGCTTTTGGGTCAGTGAGCGCAATCAACGTGCCGTTAAGGTGCATTGGAGTTTTACCCCAGCTACGGCTGAGGATAAACTCAATCGGTGGTATGAGCAAGTCAATCCAGCTAATAAGGTAGATTGA